CCTTTATAGTATACGGTAATTTGAACCTTCAAAGAAACCTACTTGGACTATCAACATGCTTCTATTTGTTTCTCAGATCTGGAAGGTCATCGATACATGAATCATGGGCTGATAAAGTTGTGTGGCACCAAGGTAGAACATCTAATATAAGCACATTGCTTTGTTCTTGGAACTACATTTTGGTGAAGTTTGAAACTTGTTTCTCTTTGGCAGGAAACCTTCTCTTACCTGATTCATTGAAGGATGTTATGAATGGTGTAACTGCTGTGGTATGCCATTGCTTGCTTAGATACTCTATAGTCTATACTACTTAGCATTAGCACATGAGGAGTATATTTGAAGTTTTAAACATCAGAAAATGGCTTGGGGGTAGTTGCAGTTAAATTGGAGATGTTGGTGGTGGCGGCGGCCTCATTAATTTAGCTTGGAGActgaatatttataaatttgttgCCTTTTTTCCATATATTCTCCCTTGACCGTAACCTTGTTCTATAGAAGTAATTTTGGAGTGTGAGATGACATGATCTCTATTATTTTATTCCCATTTTCTTGATAATATTTTAGAAGTTGGATTTGTTTCTCAGTTTCTTTTGCCctcttttccctttttctctgGACCTAAAACGAGTGTAAGGCAGGATGAGGGCTGATATCTGATGTCTACCTTAAAAAGCAATGCTGTTTTCTTTGATTGAAATTGgacttaataataataaaaaagagtcAAGGTATGGAGAAAAATGAAATGTTTATGTTTGATTCCAATACAAGAAGCTTATTGCTTATGGATATGATACATCATCGCTTTTCTTTTATGGGTCTTATCCGATTGGTGCCTGCACGATCATTTTAATAGTCTGCTGCTGCTTGTCTTGATCCTCAGTCTTGCCTTGTATCGGATTGGGGTGTTTTCCTATTTATTAGGATCTTGAATGGTTACGGCTGCCACTCTCTCCAACTTTGCTGGCTTATGTTGATCACATTTTGGCAGACAGCTTCTCTTTATGCGAACAATATACACCACATATCATTATGTACAAAATTTAGAAAGAACAGAACAATTATGTCTAAACTTTGCAGAACCACCTTTTTATTTGTAATTTCTGACCTAAATACATGCAAGATTGTAGTTAAGTAATGTTATGCATTGTTAAATAATTAATACCCAAAACCTCTTGCAGATATCATGTGTTGGAGGCTTCGGGTCAAATtctcatatgtataagatcaatGGAACTGCAAACATCAATGCTATCAGAGCAGCTTCTGAGCAAGGTATTTACATGTTACTGTATTTTCTTATTACCATCAGATATCATCCTTTGAAAACCAAAATTGTCTTTCAGAATACCAGAAAACTAAGGCCAGAAGAAAGAGAACAGTGgaaaattacataaaatatttgattatacTGGTAAATAGTCTGAGGTGATGGACTGGAACAACTGGGCTAAATCCACTTCCAGCTCTGTGGTATCAAACCCAAAAATATGTggtgagaaaaaaagaaaaaaaagattttgtgAATCATTAGGCAAAGTCAGCATCAGCACATGGGGAGGTCAATAGTATTTTAATCCAAAAGGACTTGAAAACTTACACATTGAATTGTTTTGAAAATTACTAGCTTGAAAATTTCTGCTATTTATTTGTTTGTAAATTCTGTTGTTTTTAATTTCATTACCTTGATTCATTATTCTATATTTCTGTGCATATTTCTCTCACttcatatatttattttcttaatattttcctGTACATCATGAGCATGGGCATATCTTTTAGTTGCATGGACATGCGtggttgatattttttttcttcatattttaaaTTGCTTAGTGTTCAAAATAAAAGTCTAATTTCCTTTTTGTTCTCTCTGCTTGACTTGTGTATGCTGTACCTGTTACAATGTTTTTTGTTTTGGTTGGTGGTGGGTTACAAGAAAGAAAAACAATACAGAAAGATATGTCTATTTATGTCTTGTTGCCTTATTAGTCTTTTTTAATACAGTTACTAGCATACATCTTATGACTGTTCATGCAGGCTGTTTAGTTGTCCTTGTTCTAGATGAAATGTACGCCAGTGGTTAAAAATTCAATTATCTGGCACCTTATGTCCTTGTTATTGCAGGCGTAAAAAGATTTGTATATATCTCAGCTGCTGATTTTGGTCTCGCAAATTATCTGTTACAAGGTTATTATGAGGGAAAGGTATTGTCCTTAAATAATCTAGATGTTTAATTGTATCTTTTTTGGGAACTACAGCAGTAAGTTTAGCTTAAGACACCATAATGATTCAGctacatgtaaaaaatttatatatatctcGGCTGCTGATTTGGTGTTGCAAGTTATGTGTTACAAGGTTATTATGAGGGAAAGGTATTGTTATTTAATAATCTAGATGTTTAATTGTATCTTTTCTGGGAACTATGGCGGTAAGTTAAGCTTAAGAATCATAATAGTTCAGATGCAAGTTTTAATTACTTGTAGTTAAGAAAATAGGACTTGAGGTGTATAATCATCTAGACATTGCTAAACTATTCCATTGCTTAtagttttaacaaaaaaaatcatgGTCATTCATAGATTATTAATGAATGTCGACACCTCAGTATATAATCTAGAACTTTGTAGTTGACATACTGCAGTTATTAAAGATTTCTAGTGGACTCAATACCTAAAGTTATTAGTTGTTTGATCTACCAGTCAGTGGAACTTCTAGAGCAGTAACCACAAAGAAAACCCATTACATCTATATGTTGCACTGGCTCTATGAATCTTATGGTTGCAACGAACTGTCATGATTTAAATGAGATTTGTAGTTCCAGTTCTAACAACTTTTGGAAATGATTTGTGTTTGTCAGAAGAAGTTGCATCTAGCTGAAACACGATTCAGCTGAACCTAGCGGTGCTCTCTGGTGGTCTTGCTTCAACTGTGACTTGTTCTTGAAAAGTCTTCAGTTCTGGGTTGATCCACCATAACAGGTCAAACTACTAAAGTTGaaacttaaggacttgatctattGTAACTCATTTAACTTGAGTAAAAATTgccaaaaatatgaaattagaagtCTAGATAGGTTGAAATTGTGAAGGACCatgacttgagctgatcaaattgTGGCCTTAATAAATTTCTCATTCATCGGTTTGTATTTAGTttacatgtagttcatactgacTACTTAGGTAAATTAGACAGTCTTCTTACAAATTGATAACTTTTTAATTAGATGAGCATGCTGTTGACATTGACAGAGCCATCAACAAAGTCAATGTCTCATAAGACTATCACTGAGAAAAAGGTGATGTCTATATAGTAGCTGTGAATCTGACAGAAAAAATTATAACTACTTTGAGTGTTATGCTTTGAGGTtgcagatttttcttttcttctctctctctctctcttgctctctctcttttggccCAGTGGTGAACTTTTATTTCCGTAGCTCTCCACATAATATTTTGTCTATGGTTTATCATTCTTCTGCAACCTTATCATGAACTTCAGCTATCTGTTATTTGGTGGCTCAAAATAGTAGATGTTGATGCTAAACACTTACGGGCATGcagaattattttaattcataaatgcTGGTGCACAATTGTTAAATATTTAATGCTGTAGTGCATGATGAAGTATGTTTCACCTCATCAACATCTACTATTTTGAGCCACTGAGGTGACATGCACAGAAACAGTTAAGATATGATGATAATTAAATTAGACTAGGCTGTTGTACAATGTGGTCGTGATTCTCAATCTCTTCATCACTATTGTTTTGATATAATAAAGCATAGCCATGACCATAATTATCAAGCCTTGTCCCCTGTTGGTTTAGCAGAATACAATTAAGAAAGTATTAACAAACCTAAAAAGTGGAACAAAAAGAGAGACACTTCCTATCATTTATTGACACTAGAATATGTAGACCAGAGTGTGTGCATGGGATCTGTAGTATCATTATGGTCAAAAACATGTGCTATGAAAATGATAACTTATCTAGCTGTTATCCATTATATTTTGTAAGCAAAATGAGAATATGGTCATTGTGTTTATGAATTTGGCTGGTTAGATAGTGGTTGTACAACATGTTCAGTATGTGCATAAGTTGTTTCTTGTGCTTTGCATTTTTGTACTATTAGAGGTATAGTCAACTTCAGGTGTATACATTGGGAATTTCCCCTAGTTcagtatatcataaatatttaaggtaTCATAGCATCGCTTATCTTCCTAGACATCCACAACTTTGGAGACATGCCATGAGAGATCTGCTTGTCTATTGCCAGTCTCTATCAGTGGATGGAGGGAGCTATCAGCCTGTCCTCTTTGAGTTAACTTCTTTGTGCTCATTAATTTATATGGTTACCTATTGGTGTTTAACTGCAAAACATTTGTTGGATACACAACAATTTTTGAGAGTCCAAGGAAATGTTATAAATAACATCCAATTCTTTAAATACCTTTGAATTTATAAACTGATTGCTGGGGCCCCTACTTTTCTGTCCAAACAAAAAAGTGGGGAAGTTGCCATTCAGATGAAATTTTGATGTTGGTATGAGCTTGAACATTACTTCGATACATGGTTGTCAAGTGGAGACCTAAAGTGTAACTAGgctgttttaaattattttcatctttGTCATCCATCTAACTTCATCAGTATGCTTTTTGAGAGCTACCATATGCATTGAAATGACACCTTCCTTGAAATAATCAGGTTTTTGATTCAGTTGATTTGGGCATTGATTTGAGACCATGTTGTTCATCTTGAAATTTATCATCACTTCTCTTCAGGTTGTTCTCTATGGTTCTTTTGGTTGTTGGATTTGATCTTCTCTGCCTCTTGAAtctacttgcttcaatccatttaGGCCAGCATGCTCTGCCATTTTATTTTGTTCCTAGCGTTGTTCTCTGTCATCTCTTGCTCACTTTTTGACATTTTGGAGGCTCTGGATCTCATTTCCTTATCTTGGATCTGTATGTTCTCGATACTTTGTCTGTTTGTATTTGCAACATGGCATACAAATGGAGAAATATATTTGACTGTTCAATAGAACCAGAATGCAGTTAATGAAGTCAATATTTACTTATGAATTGTTTGATGGTCAGATGCCAGGAAGGTCTCTGAAGATTTTGCCTGATAATGGTCAAGAACAATGTTGTTATATTGTTGCATTATTGCATTTTACAGAATGGCactaattcatgagataaatgttGTAGATATTGGAATACTGATGTGGATGGGTGGTAAAACTATGAAGGATAGGGTTAAAAACTCGTATACTGAATGCAGCTTAAATTTGCATAGCACAAGGCATTAGTGATGACTGATCGAGATGGTATAATTATGTGCGATGAAGACTGGAGGGAAGGTTAATGTGTAAGTGCTCTGGGATGTGTAATGGGGAGTGTGTTGACTTGGGAATGGATCCATGGACATGTAAGTGGTCAAATGAGGGGAAAAGTAAGTTTAGTGGAAACAGTTTTGGTTGGATCATATTCTAGGAGCACTTAACCCTTATAGGAactaatttcaaaagatttaTTATACCATCCTAGAGAAGCTAGATAAGCTTTGTTGGTGATGATTAACTTTTTGACATGGGAGACTGACTTGTCATATCTTGACTGCATGTGACAACAGAAAGTGTAGTATGCTTGTAGACTGTTGCTAGCTTCCTGGGATTCTTGACCTATCATTTGTGAGTTTTCTTGATGTAAATATTTTTTGCTTTTTATTCATCTTCCTAGCTTTACCacttctttgctttttttttttattcatcttccTAGCTTTATCAGTTCTGTTCATGATTGTGATCTTGCGCTAGCTTTGTGCGCATCTATCATTCATGACAAAAAACTTGTTCATTTATGGCACAGAGAGCTGCTGAAGCAGAGTTGTTAACAAAATTTACATATGGAGGTCAGTTTCCTTGATCTTAGTTTCATTGATTTTAGCTGTATTGAATCCAAAACCTTATTTTTTTGAAAGCTTGTTAGGAATTGTTACTTTATTAATGGTAATAAATCAGAAATTCTTTTAGTTTATAGAACAAGGGCTTTCAGGAAGCCTCACGGTGCATTGCAAGCATGTGGAGAACCTTAAGATTGCTTGAGAGCTCACATTGCATGTTATTTTTTTTAACAGGAATTGTACTCAGGCCCGGTTATATACTTGCATGTTATTTTTTTTAACAGGAGTATACTCAGGCCCGGTTTTATATATGGGACTCGCCAAGTTGGGAGTACGAAGATACCTCTAGGTATTATTGGGTCACCACTTGAGATGGTAAAATCTCTCTCTCACACGCACACATTCAGTCCGCCACACTTTTCTTATACATGCAATGATAAGATCGAACTGGGAAGACCTGGAATCACTAGTTCACACTTTTCTTATACATGCAATGATAAGATCGAACTGGGAAGACCTGGAATCACTAGTTCAATTGTGTGCACTGTGCAGGTCTTTCGGCGTGCAAAACCACTCAGTCAAATCCCACTTGTGGGTCCTCTCTTCACTCCTCCAGTGAATGTTACCTCTGTTGCAAAGGTTGCTGTGAGAGCTGCAACGGATCCAGTTTTCCCTCCAGGCATTGTTGATGTATATGGTATCCTGCGCTATGGTGAGCAAAAGTGACCTCCTGCCCCGGGGAAATGATCACAAATCAGCACCATCTCAAGGTGCAAAATTTACTTTTGTTCCTCCCATTCAGGCCATAAAGGATGATAAAAATTCTGTTCATCAAATTCTGGCCAAGTAATAAGAATGCATGAGTTTATGCAGAGCTCAACTCTTGTCCGTTTTCATGCACTCAGTTTTCCATGGGCGGTTGTTTTGGTGTAAAAATAGCTTTTCCTTATAAGATGTGATTCTTAAATTGGCTTCTGTGCCTTGGCCACATGTCCCCATGTTCTGCCAAAATTTCGGTCGATGATTAATGGTCGGCATGTCATGGTAGTGGGAGGCTATGTTGGGAGTATTAGGTTGGTTTCTTGTGACTTCTCTTTGCTGGTTGGTCATGGCCAATGCTTTCAGAGTTGCACCAGTTCAAGGGTGGAGATGACCTATCGTGTGACTGATGACTTTGGCTAATTTCACTTGAACCACAGGACGGCATGGCACTTCTATTCATGGCTTCCTAAGCTACCATTCATTGCTGACCTACACATCCTAAGCTACCATACATCAATTCCAACGACaacaaaaaccaaaaaaaaaaaaaaaaaaaaaaaaaaaaaaaaaaactctccttGAGTTCTAGGTTCTATGGTTCTATACTTCTGGTTAGCATTAAATTCTCTCAATTgacaatattttcatcaaatttgtgAATTCATCTTCATGGAATGATTGTTAAATTGTAATATTTGCAGTAGCTGCTAATTCATATTCTTTCTAGAGTTGATCGCTGAACTTGCGTCACATTATTAAGAGAATTATTCGGGAGCAGATGCTGTTACAAAAACTCTCGAGAACATGAGGGGGGAAAAGAGTGCTTGCCAGAACATGATGATGACTTGCTCTGGGTGTGGAGCGAGAATAAAAATAATCAACGAAAAAAGTATGCACTGCTTGCAAGGTAAAACTATAAGGACTTCGATTCCTGATTTCATTCCATAGATGAAAAGGAAAGTTCATTAGGTTTACCTTAAGTCCAAACCTTGCTAGTTGTACTGGTCTGAACTACAAAGATAATGATGATAACCATGCCCAAAAATAATATCCATATGAGAGTCTAAATAGATGTAGCCCCAAAGAGAAGACTGCTCCTCCTACATATCTAGAAACTAGAACAATAAGAAACAACTAGAGCGACCCAAGTGGTTTGCGTTCAGTCTTACTAACATTCCATGTTTTATGATTCAGACTTGCATTAATTTTTGACATACAAAATTGAGGATGCATTAATCTCCTTCATTCAAGTTGTTTGCCTCGGCGAATTGATTGCACCCCTTTCCAATGTGATTTTAACAAGCACCAGGGCAAAAAAGTAGAGGCAACAGTCTTTGTTTTTGATCCTTGAGGATAATCTCACATGCTGTCTCGAGACCATTCGACAAACAAAACTCCCTAGAAACAGCCTGGATTGGTTCCAAAGTTTGTAGCATTTGTTAGTTCAGACCATCTAAATAGACCTTCACTAGTTTTCAGGGATCAAATCAAGTTTGTCCAAAAGTAAAGAAATCAAACGAAGCTAATTCTTGTCCTAAATAAAGAAAGGGCAAATTTTGATAATGTAGATGAAAAGAAATAGTTATGATATCAAAACAATTGTCACATCTTGCTACAAGAATATTTAGGATTCATCAAGTTGTACGTTTGTTGGATCTACAAGAGCTAAAGCCTTCTTCTCCAGAGTTTCCTGAAGTTGCTGCGGCTGATAAATATAGATTCCATCAATCTACCCTGGTTCTACTTCCAGGCGCCAAATGTTGTACTTCAAGTTGTACATTTTTGAAGCACAATTCATGGAGTTGGTGCATTTATGATGGATCCCCTGCCACGTGCCATATCAGCAGTGCATGAATTTTCTTTTCGTTTCTTTGTTCAAGTAGGTTGGAGCCCCAGTCCAATCCCTGAATGGGTTTAAGTGGCTTTGTGCCCTGATCGTCCAACAGTTAGCAACAGGCTTTTCACCTTATACAGAACCCTCATATTTAATCTTACTCTTCTTGTTCTAAAGAGCATCAACTATCTAAAGAATAACAGTAACAATGACGCCATCACCAACCTGGAAACCTAAGCACTGCCGAGGATACAGAAAATATCTTGCCGCCAATGAAGACTAAACAGAAAGCTTTCCTTAAATTTTTGGACTGAAATGACATCTCCTATAACAAGAAGCATAGACTTGAGTTCTCTAAACTGCTGATAAACTTTAATCAGTCTTTTTAATAGTATTTCTAAGTAAGAAATAGAATCAGTGCATAGTATAAAATGGAAGTATTTTTATCAGTTGACATTTTACAAGGTTAAAGCGTCGACAACCTTTGAGAAACTGTTTAATACCAAAGTCCTATATTTGCGATGCATGTGGGAGAAGCATGACAGCATGATTATATAATTCCTGAAGGTTTGGACCCCAACTCATTGGGAAAAGCACTGAAATTCTATGAAAAAAGAACTGCACAAAAAAAGTTTATCAGCAGAAATAAGGTCAAGCTGAAGTCAAATTTGTGGATCAATTTACAAAAAATGAATGGACtagttataaaaaataataaaaatataagtttgatctagacaaaaaaaaaaaaaaaaaagaaagaaaaaaaaaaaggtccaaGCACCTCATTCTACAAATGAGCTATAGCATTGTAGTTGATACCCCTCCTAAGTTTTTGGGAGGGGTTTAGGTTGTATCTGTGGATCGGTTGGATTATGATTTTAGTAAATCTTAAAGCACTCCAGTTTGTTTCCTCCTCCTGCCTATCTAGTCCTTGAGGTAGATATTGCATGTTCCAACTGTTGATACAACCTGAACTCTTTTGGAAGAAAAGTTCAATCTTAGAATCTCAGTAGTGCTGGCACGacaattttttcatttttttctcttaaaaatgattgtcaaaaaaaaaacataatgcCAAAAATGCTTTTCTTGCACCAGGCGTCCTCCGGGAAGACGTACACTTCAAAGTTGAGATGGACGGCTGCAAGCAAATGGCACGAATATTGCCAACCATCTGAGCACTTGATACAAGACCTCTCTTCGGAAGGGAGCCTCCTTATGCTATTTATTTTCGACAACATAAACCCTTGTGCCTTGGAACCCTTAAAACCCCTCCAGCGCGCTTCGCGAACGCTCCCCAACCCACCCGTGGCGGAGAAAGAGAGGCGAGACAGAAcgcggggagagagagagagatggggagcGACAGCGAGACCGAGAAATgtatcaaggagaagaagaagatgatggcTGTCGCCCCGATCGCGAAGCCTCTCGCCGGGAAAAAGCTCTCCAAGCGGACCTTCAAGCTCGTCCGAAGAGGTATAAACCCAAAATAGTTCTTATGGGTTCTTTATTCTTTGGTTTTGCTGATTTATTTGTTTTCGTCCGTGTTGTTTAGTTTCTATCCCGGTggtactcctttttttttttttaatcctttctTGTGACATGGATCTTTTTTCTCATGGATCATTCGGGTTTTCTTGATTCTAGGTAAAGTTCTTTGAAAAGGTGGTACCATTTTGTTCTCTTTGACGTATTTTTTTTGGCATTCTTTTCACATTTTTTGGGCTATGGGTGATAGGTGTGTCATCTGATGAAACGATGCGTTAGGCTTTcttccctccaaaaaaaaaaaaaaaagaaaaaaaaaaagagagagggagaaaggaagAAAATTATGCTTCAgggtttcttttttattttttaaggttaAAATTTACTAGTTAGGTGGTTATGGGATTCTTTTTGTGTCTCCAGGCGGAACTTAAGATTTTCCATTTATAATCTTGACCGTTTGTCAAATGGGTTTCTGGGATTCCTTGATTCTTGGTAGAATTCGGTGAAAAGGGGCTACCTTGTTATctctttgagttttttttttttctttttgctcttGACATCATTTTCACTAGGTTGATCATTCTTCTGTCTTGCGATACGGTGCTTTTGTTttctttggtttcttctaataagaaGGATGTTTCTTTATTATATATTGATCAGCTGTTAAATGGATTTCCTGGGGTTCCTTGGTAAAATCCAGCGAAAAGATGGTATCTGATTGTTCTCTTTGAGcaaattttctttgcttttcaCATACTTTTTGGTTATGTTGATGGCTATAGTATATGGACCAATGCTTAGATTTTCTTGATGTTCCTTATTTAGGTAAAATGATCTAGTTAGGCTGTTATATTGTTCTTTTGGTATCTGTAGGCAGAGATCAAGCTGTGCCTTTTATTTAAAAGAAACGGATTTTTCTTTATGGTTTGCTTGTTTGTAAAATTTAAGTTTTGTATTAAATTTTCCATGCTGCATGCTAATTTGCGCTTTGGTTTTGTAACCTCCATTTGTTATTTGTGGAAATTATACTGATGTGTTCTCTCTTATTTAAATGCTCAGCTTCTGAGGCTAAGTGTTTGAAACGAGGAGTAAAGGAAGTAGTAAAGAGTATTCGTCGCGGTCATAAAGGGTTAgttttcttttggatttttttttgtttttttctaaTTTGCGGATGTCTATCTTCTTGGTCATTCATGCCCGTGCTATATGAAAATAGTTATGGCTGAATTGTGATTTTGGTTTTTGGTTGAAGTAAGAACACAATAACTATGATATCTATTATGGTAGCTGGCTGGCCTTATATGAGTAAGTATGttgatgtgcttgaatttttaaCTATGATGTACATGGTAATATTTTATGAGAATTAGATAGGCAGATAGGCACCATGCAAGCCTTATAATGCATAAGCAATCCTTGCCTACGTTGCTTATGGCATGTTTGAGGAAACCCCCATGGGTCCCAATGGGATAGGGTGGATAGAGAATGTGGAGAAGAAGgaacaaggaagaagaaggatgagagggagaagaagaagaaacaaggaAGAAGGAGGATGAGAGGGAGGCCCCACAAGGTTGTGCTTGCTCGATCCCCACGGGATGAAAAAAATGACAAAATGACATTGCAAGGTCATTTTCTTCATCCTGTGGGGTTTGGAAAAGCATGAAACCTTGCACCCTTCTGCCCCCTCTCCCATCCTCCCAATATCCTGTAGGAGTAGGCCTTAGTGTGTCGATTTTCCAGGTTTTTGGCATCCTATATAGATGGTTGGTGATGCCTAGGCAGTTACTTCTAGCAGACACATGTTGTAGTCTGTGTATATTAAGTTTTTGCccctttttttgaaaaaaaatgatatatggatgcatagcaGGGTTGATTGGTCCTAGGCTGAGGTCTACCCGAGCTTGGATTATGGCTGAACTCACCAAGTTGAAGGTTGAGCTcttgagagaaatttcatggggCGCATTTGGGCAAAATTTCATGGTGGTGGGGCAAGAAGAGAGGGGGCATGTTGGGTCCTAGTGAGGGTGGCTTTGCAGCTGAGGGTAATAGAGTGGATAGAGACTATGCTTgacaaagaagagaagaaatggAAGTTATGAGATTCTAGGCTAGTCTTGTAGGATTTTTGGGGCAGATTGGCAAGTGATATAGCATAGTTATGTTTATCATCTCTGTTTACTTTTTGGTTGGGGATGTTGGTTGAAGGTGGTGAATGGGTGGAGCTGGTAGGAGGACTAACAATGGGGTGCAAGGGGTTGTCAAAGGTAAGGGAAAAAGGGTTGTGCCAGCATTGCGAGGCAGGGATTACAAGgggatgtgtgtgtgtgtgtgtgagagagagagagagagagagagagagagagagagacctcaTCATTGCAGCATCTCTTGGCCACATCTAGTGTTTGAAGAAAAAACCCGTTTTTTTGTGTTGCCTTTGTGGTAAAAGGAGGATGGTGGTTTCTCAATTGAAGCACATCCAATGAGCTTCAACTCTAAGAACCTTCTTGAATGTGATCAATGTAGAACGAACCCTGCTTATACATGAAACAGTCCTGTAAAAAAATTCACTATACTTCCCCTAGTTAGTTTCATGTCTTTAGACTAGAGCTAAGGTTTTTTCATCTTGGCCATGATGTTGGCTGAGATATTGTTTTTACTGGTCACAGCCACCTACATTGATGATATGATCAGTATCTTGGCCATCATTGTCTTGGTCAATATAAATGACTATTATCTAATAAATTGACTGATATGACAAATATCAGCTGATATTTCTCATCAATTTTTACCTTTTAAAGTGATTTTTTAGTTACTAAATATCAAATAAGTGCCTTGATATAATACTTAAATCTGGGATTTACTTTATTTGCTGAGGTTTCGATCAACCTTAAAGTATTGGCCAAAATCCTGGAATATCTTGATCTTTCCCTTCTGGCCAGAGTTTCCATCTTGGCCAGGATTAACCGAGATTCAGTCCATCTTGGTATTGGCTACCAAATGAGGTGGCCAAGATCCCCAGATTTGAAAACCTTGAATAGAACCCATCTGCCTAGACCTTATCTTGGTATGTTTGCTAATAAACCTTGTTTCTTTAGGATAGAACATAAAAAAATGAGTTTCTGTTACACAGATTTGGTTGACTGATGTTAGATTctgccaaaagaaaaataaactacTTTGTT
The DNA window shown above is from Elaeis guineensis isolate ETL-2024a chromosome 8, EG11, whole genome shotgun sequence and carries:
- the LOC105050669 gene encoding uncharacterized protein At1g32220, chloroplastic isoform X2 gives rise to the protein MRSIVSRLIHSKSSLSRLYFSTSGLLSNGRLLSTDSNHVDEPFKVEEAETLKVPPPPSDKLLVLGGNGFVGSHVCKEALVHGLSVSSLSRSGRSSIHESWADKVVWHQGNLLLPDSLKDVMNGVTAVISCVGGFGSNSHMYKINGTANINAIRAASEQGVKRFVYISAADFGLANYLLQGYYEGKRAAEAELLTKFTYGGHILRPGFIYGTRQVGSTKIPLGIIGSPLEMVFRRAKPLSQIPLVGPLFTPPVNVTSVAKVAVRAATDPVFPPGIVDVYGILRYGEQK
- the LOC105050669 gene encoding uncharacterized protein At1g32220, chloroplastic isoform X1, which encodes MRSIVSRLIHSKSSLSRLYFSTSGLLSNGRLLSTDSNHVDEPFKVEEAETLKVPPPPSDKLLVLGGNGFVGSHVCKEALVHGLSVSSLSRSGRSSIHESWADKVVWHQGNLLLPDSLKDVMNGVTAVISCVGGFGSNSHMYKINGTANINAIRAASEQGVKRFVYISAADFGLANYLLQGYYEGKRAAEAELLTKFTYGGQFP